A window from Triticum aestivum cultivar Chinese Spring chromosome 6D, IWGSC CS RefSeq v2.1, whole genome shotgun sequence encodes these proteins:
- the LOC123146146 gene encoding 30S ribosomal protein S7, chloroplastic-like — protein sequence MSRRGTAEKRTAKSDPIFRNRLVNMVVNRIMKDGKNTLAYQILYRAVKKMQQKTETNPLLVLCQAIRRVTPNIGVKTRRNKKGSTRKVPIEIGSKQGRALAIRWLLEASQKRPGRNMAFKLSSELVDAAKGSGGAIRKKEATHRMAEANRALAHFR from the coding sequence ATGTCACGTCGAGGTACTGCAGAAAAAAGAACTGCAAAATCCGATCCAATTTTTCGTAATCGATTAGTTAACATGGTGGTTAACCGTATTATGAAAGACGGAAAAAACACATTGGCTTATCAAATTCTCTATCGAGCCGTGAAAAAGATGCAACAAAAGACAGAAACAAATCCACTATTGGTTTTATGTCAAGCaatacgtagagtaactcccaatatAGGAGTAAAAACAAGACGTAATAAAAAAGGATCGACGCGGAAAGTTCCGATTGAAATAGGATCtaaacaaggaagagcacttgcCATTCGTTGGTTATTAGAAGCATCCCAAAAGCGTCCGGGTCGAAATATGGCTTTCAAATTAAGTTCCGAATTAGTAGATGCTGCCAAAGGGAGTGGGGGTGCCATACGCAAAAAGGAAGCGACTCATAGAATGGCAGAGGCAAATAGAGCTCTTGCACATTTTCGTTAA